A region of the Vicugna pacos chromosome 7, VicPac4, whole genome shotgun sequence genome:
AAGACATGGCTCAGAGCCATTCCCCAGCCAATCCTGAGGTTACCAGATGGCCTAGGGAGAGGTGGAAAGTCGCGCTGAGATTTTCAGGAGGACATTGGGACTTCAACATCATCAACCAGGGTCAGGGCAGGGCCACCTGGACTCGTGATGCAGGCCGCCAAAACCCAAAAAGGTTTTGGAAagggccccaccccacccccacccccgcagcaTTCTGGAATGTGTAGTCCCGGAGAGGCCTTTTTCAAAATAAGGTTGTAATCACTGAAAGGAACAGCACGAGCAGGGCACACTGGGAGCCGCGCGCGACGGCGGGGAGCCGGGGAAGCGGACACGCGGTGCTTCCTGGGATTTGAAGTCCAAGGTTTGCCTCCGCGGTCGAACAAGAGTCCCGGGAGGCGAGTGCTGCAGAGAGCCTGAGCGCAGCCTGCTGGGTGTTGTAGTCTTCATGTTGTCTAAGGCCCTGGGTATTACAGGGAAACCTGGAGGGCTAGGACTACAAGCCCCAGAAGCCCATGcgcaggcaggagggcggggcaGAGCCGGAGGCGGGGGTGCCGCCTCCTCTGCAACGCCGGGCCCGGAGTCTTAGAACCCAGGGCCCGCAAGGGTCCCCGCGCGGCGGCCGCGATGCAGAAATACGAGAAACTGGAGAAGATTGGGGAAGGTAATGGGGACCACGAGATGTTCCTGCAAGATCTTCTTCTGCAGACCCTTCAGCATTCCTTGCAGCCCTGACTCCTCTACCTTCAGCAATACCCAGGGACCCTGACCTCAAGCTCTGGCGGCAGCCCTGGCCCCAAGCTCAACACTCTGTGCAGACACCAATCCTCCCCCTGTTAGCATTTTCCATAGACGCTCCCTCCCATCCTTAGCACTTCTTGTAGACCCACCTCCCGACCTCTGCACGCCCTGCGTTTCCTACCCCTATCCTCAGCACCACTTGCCCAGCGTCACCCACTGCCTAGCCTCAGTTCTCGCTGCAGACCTCAACCTCAACGTTCCTGCTGGCCCTCATTCCTCTTCCAGACCCTTGCTCACTATTTCCAGGCCCTCCAGAAGCACAGCCTCTATTATAGACCTCTTTACCCTGGCAGCAGCAGCCTCTCCCTGTTGCACACACCCTTAAGCCATCTATCTGCAGGCCCCTTTCTGCCACATCCCCACTCCCCACAGAACGGTTCCATGCCGAGCCTACACCCTGAATCTCTTCCCTTACTCCTCCAGGCATCAGAAGTAACACGTTCCCACACTGCCTGCTCTCCTGGCAGGGACTTCCTGGTTTGGGGAAGGGTGCCCCATCCTTTCCCTCACCCCTGACCTCCTTCCTCTAGGCACCTACGGAACAGTGTTCAAGGCAAAAAACCGAGAGACTCATGAGATTGTAGCTCTGAAACGGGTGAGGCTGGATGACGATGATGAGGTAGGACTGGGGCATTGGGACCAGGGAGGGGTGACGGGCCTAGGCTGGGTGGGATGTGACTGTTGCCCACCCGGTCCCCTCCAATGTGTAGGGAGTGCCAAGCTCAGCCCTTCGGGAAATCTGCCTACTCAAAGAGCTGAAGCACAAGAACATTGTCAGGTGTGTAGATGGGTGGGGTCCTCCTTGCCTGTGTGGTCatttggaggaggtgggggcttcAGAGATGGGCTGGGCTGATACCAGAATGTTAGGAGCAAACTTGTGGCCCTGACTGGCTCAGCTCTCCCTTCTCCCTAGGCTCCATGACGTCCTGCATAGCGACAAGAAGCTGACTTTGGTATTTGAGTTCTGTGACCAGGTGAAGAGGGGCTCGAGGGACAGCAGCCTTGGGAGGGTATAGGGACCCAGACTGAGGTTAAACGCTGTCCCattcctccacccccatccctttTTAGGACCTGAAGAAGTATTTCGACAGCTGCAATGGTGACCTAGATCCTGAAATTGTGAAGGTGAGGGAACTGGCATTCTGGGAGCTCCTTGAGGATGGGATTGGAGTCTATATTCAGTGAACGTGCTTGCTGAGTGCCGAGTTCTGGGGCCCCTCCGGGGCGTAGGAGAAGGAGAATACCCTGTTACTACCTCCATCTTAGAGGGCATTTTCTTGTGATCTCTTTGACCTGACAGTAACACTCTGATGTCAGTGATGTGGTTTACATTTGAGAAGTGGGAAGATGAGGTTCCAAgagatacattcattcattcattccacaaatacttactgaatgctTTGCTGTGTATCAGGCACAGTTCTAGGTCCAAGACTAAGTGCCTTGTCCCAGGTTCCTGGGGAAACAAGTGCTGAATAATAATACAGCacgatatatatatattgatggTTATGATGTACGCGTTTAAATGAGGCCAGGAAGGGGAGAGATCAGTGTAGGCTGGAAAGGGAGGAAGGCCCACTAAGCTGTCAATTTCAGAAAGTGGGGACCAGGGTCCCCATCACCGTTCATTTTGAATACTCAGCACAGTACAAAGTAGGTCCTCATTAGTGAAGGAAGGATGTCGTGCGAGCTTGGTGCTGAAAGCCCGGGGGGGTTTCAGGGCAAAGCAAAGGGTGAAGAGGGGCGCGTGCTCCATTGCTGGGCGAGCTTCCTATCAGGAGGGTCTGAtgacctcctccctgcccctcccccagtcgTTCCTCTTCCAGCTGCTAAAAGGCCTGGGATTCTGTCACAGCCGCAACGTGCTACACAGAGACCTGAAGCCTCAGAACCTGCTCATAAACAGGGTACCTCTCTGGGAGAGGGCCGGACATCTGGGCTGGCACGGAGTGAGGAGCGGGGCGGGAGGGTGGGAGCTCGGGGCCTGAGCGCGTGGCCTGCCCCGAGACTGTTGAAAAGCCCCTCCACGCCCCTTCCCGTGCCCTCAGAACGGGGAGCTGAAATTGGCTGATTTTGGCTTGGCTCGAGCCTTTGGGATCCCTGTTCGCTGTTACTCAGCTGAGGTGAGTGGCGGGATGGCACTTGGGGATGAGGGAGGGAGTCCCCAAGGAGTGTCTCCCAACTCCTATTCCAGGACCCCAAACAttattttcctctcctctctgagcTCTTTCCTCCCAAGCCCACTAACTAGGGGGTCCCCGTGGGTGGGGTCTTCTCCAGGTGGTCACGCTGTGGTACCGCCCACCGGATGTCCTCTTCGGGGCCAAGCTGTACTCCACGTCCATTGACATGTGGTCAGCTGGCTGCATCTTCGCAGGTGACATGCTGGGGTCTGCAGAGGCACTCTCTCTCCCATTTAAGTGGACAGATGGGGTCTGGAGAGTCCCctctggggaagggagtggggccTCTGGGATGGGGATGGAAGGCACAGGTGGTGCCGTGGGTGAGAGGGGTTATTCCTGGGTCACCTCCCCTTGTCCCCTCGCCTCTCACCCAGAGCTGGCCAACGCGGGGCGGCCTCTCTTTCCTGGCAACGACGTAGATGACCAGTTGAAGAGGATCTTCCGATATCCTCCCATCTCCCTTCATCTCACACCCTCGGGAAGGGGAGTAGGCAGCCACGGAGCTTAgagtgcagggagggagggctgtgaTGGGCTGGGTCAGGACTGGGGGTGCCTGGGGACTTCTCTTGAGGGCAGAGGGTAGTAGACACCCTGGTTGTCACCGGGCAGGGCAGGTGCATGGTTCTGGCTGGAGAGTGTGTGGCCTGTAGATAAGGAGGGCTTCTTGGCAGAGGAAGCCAAGTGCACACTTCTCCAGCTAAGAGCTGCCGAACAAGGACCAAGGAGTCGAAAGGAACAGGAGGATGATAAGTGAAGTAGGGGAGGGCTGACTGCTTCATTAGGACCACAGACATCAGGTCTTGGGTCAGGATTTGGGTCAAAGTAGTTAACGTCTGTAAAGCACCTGGCCCTCCGAAAACAGCACACAGGTGGGACTGAAGATGAGCATCGCAGGTGTGGGGGGCGGCTTCCATCATGAGCTGGGGGATAAAGTGAGGAGGGTGGGGAACCCAGGAGGGGAAGAGCCCCTCACCTGCCCCTTTGCACCTGA
Encoded here:
- the CDK5 gene encoding cyclin-dependent kinase 5, producing the protein MQKYEKLEKIGEGTYGTVFKAKNRETHEIVALKRVRLDDDDEGVPSSALREICLLKELKHKNIVRLHDVLHSDKKLTLVFEFCDQDLKKYFDSCNGDLDPEIVKSFLFQLLKGLGFCHSRNVLHRDLKPQNLLINRNGELKLADFGLARAFGIPVRCYSAEVVTLWYRPPDVLFGAKLYSTSIDMWSAGCIFAELANAGRPLFPGNDVDDQLKRIFRLLGTPTEEQWPAMTKLPDYKPYPMYPATTSLVNVVPKLNATGRDLLQNLLKCNPVQRISAEEALQHPYFSDFCPP